GGACGAAGAAGCCGATGATTGCGCCGAAGAAGAGCCACGTCAGGAACGACCCCTCCTGGCCGGCCCAGAAGGTGGAGAAGAGATAACGGAACGGAAGGTCCTTCCCCGAGTACGACGTCACGTACGAGAGGCGGAAGTCGTGCACCAGGAGGCGGTACATGAGGAGCGCCGAGGCGAGGAGGATGGAGCCCGCGAAGGCGGTGTAGAGGCGCCGTCCGAGGGAGATCGCCGCGTCGTACGTCTCGCCCCCCGCCTTCTGGAGGGTCAGGGCGCGGGCGTAGGCGGCCATCGTCGCCAGGCCCGAGGCGAGGGCGAACCAGAGGGCGAGGGTGCCGGGGGCGTACCCGAGGCCGCCCATCAGGTCTTCACCGAGACCTTGGCCCCGTAGTGCTTCTCCGTCTCCTCGCCCTGGTACTTGGACGGGCACTTCACCAGGAGCTTCTCCGCGTGGAAGCCGTCCTTCTGGTACTTCCCGATCGCGACGATCGAGACGGCCTCCTCGAAGTTGGCTGGTTTCACGTCGCGGTAGGCCACCGGGAGGACCTTCTTCGTCTCGAGGTCGACGAGGTTGAAGTGGAGCGTCTTGGAGACCGTGTCGTAGCGCGAGGAGCCCTTCTCGAGACCGCCCATCACCTGGACGACGCGGACGGACTTCTCCGCCTCGGCGAACGTGACGTACGGTGTCATCGTCGACGAGAACGTCGTCAGGCCGAGGACGAGGAAGGCGAGGATGAGGGCGGCGCCAGCCCAGTAGGCTTTCTTCATGACGGGTCCTCCGGGGTCTGCCGCGACATCGCGGAGCGGACCTTTCGGTCGAGGTGGACGAGGTAGGCGAAGAGCCCCGCCCAGATGATGATGTTGACGGCGGCGACGTAGAACAGCGCGCCGTGCGAGACGGCGGCCGTCGGGGCGTCGGGGGTCATGCGGCGTGGCCTCCGGCCGCCCTCTCCTCGAGGCGCCGGACGAGCCGGGTCGCCTTGACGTCGA
The genomic region above belongs to Holophagales bacterium and contains:
- a CDS encoding CcmD family protein; this encodes MTPDAPTAAVSHGALFYVAAVNIIIWAGLFAYLVHLDRKVRSAMSRQTPEDPS
- a CDS encoding cytochrome c maturation protein CcmE, giving the protein MKKAYWAGAALILAFLVLGLTTFSSTMTPYVTFAEAEKSVRVVQVMGGLEKGSSRYDTVSKTLHFNLVDLETKKVLPVAYRDVKPANFEEAVSIVAIGKYQKDGFHAEKLLVKCPSKYQGEETEKHYGAKVSVKT